The genomic interval GCCCGATATGCGACCGAGGGCATGTGCTGCCTGCGGCGGGTTTCGAGGCGGGAGGGGAGGGGCGCTTCTGGCGGTCTATAGTGGGCGTGTTCGATGGGTCGATGAGCCGTGACGTCGGCTCGCCCGCCATCCGCCTGGAGGTTCTTCAGCCGCCTTGTCCGATCCGCAGGTGAGTGCCGGGAGATGGACCGGGGTGGTTGCGTTCGGTTCGCGCAGTGGGGCGGAGCGGTGAGCGCGCGGTCCGGGATATCGGAACGGGGTCTGGGTTCCGAATTGCCGCAGGTCCTGCTTGCGGGTCCCCCCGTGCCGCGGCTGCTGGCGCAGCTGCACCCGCTCGAGTTGCCGCGACGCAGCGTCGAGGTGCTGGTGATCGGGGGCGGTGTGGCTGGCCTGTCCGCGGCGCTGGTGGCCTGCGAGCAGGCGGAAACGCTGGTGGTGCTCAAGGGCGCACGGGGCGAGACCGCCACCGCCTGGGCGCAGGGTGGCATGGCCGTGGTGCAGGGGCCGGACGACACCCCGGACCTGCACGTGAAGGACACGCTCAGCGTGGCTTCGGGCCTCGGCCATCCGCACCTGACGGACGAAGTCGTGCGGGGCGGGCCGGAAGTGATCGAGCGCTGGCTGAGCTGGGGCGGGCGTTTCGACCGGGGCGAGGATCATTCGCTGCGCCTCGCGCGCGAGGGCGGCCACTCCGTCGCACGCATCATCCATGCCGGTGACCAGACCGGCGCCGAGATCCAGCGGCTGCTGCTGCAGCGATCGGCCAGCCGTCCGCGCCTCACGCTGCTCGAGGGCACCTTCGTCCTCGACCTGATCACCGACGGTGAAGCGGTGCGCGGCGCCGTGTGCTGGGCCCCGAGGCAGGGGTTCTTCGCGGTGTGGGCGGGCTCGACCATCCTGGCCAGCGGCGGCGTGGGCCAGCTGTACCGCGAGACGAGCAATCCGGCGGCTGCGACGGGCGACGGCCTGGCGATGGCCTATCGCGCGGGCGCGATCCTGCGCGGGCTCGAATTCGTGCAGTTCCACCCGACCGTGCTCTACGTCGCGGGCATGTCGCGCATGCTGGTCAGCGAGACGGCGCGTGGCGAGGGCGCCCTGCTGCGCGACCGCCACGGGCAGCGCTTCATGCCCGAGTACCACCCCGACGCGGAGCTCGCGCCGCGGGATGTCGTGTCGCGCGCGATCGTGCGGCAGCTGGCCAAGGTCGGCGACACGCACGTGTACCTGGACCTGCGGCACCTGCCGGCCGAGCGCGTGCGGGCGCGCTTCCCGCAGATCCACCGGTCGTGCCTGGAGTTCGGGATCGACATCACGCGCGACCTGATCCCGGTCCACCCGGCGTGCCACTACATGGTCGGCGGGGTCATGAGCGACGACGACGGCCGCACGTCGCTTCAGGGCCTGTACGCCGCCGGCGAGGTCGCCTCCACCGGCTTCCACGGCGCCAATCGCATGGGCAGCAACTCGCTGCTCGAGGGCGCGGTCATGGGGCATCGCGCGGGGCAGCATGCGGCCGGCAGCGGGCAAGCCCCGGTGATGCGCTCGGACGGCGCCAGCTTCCAGGCGCGGACGTTCTCGGGCGACCTCGACCTGCAGGACCTCGACAACGCGCTGCGTTCGCTGATGTGGCGGCTGGTCGGGATCGAGCGCGACGGCCCCGGCCTCGAGCAGGCCGCGAGCCGCATGGCCACGTGGCACCACCTGGTGGCCCAGCGGGTCTTCGGCGACCCGCAGGGCTGGGTGCTGGCCAACAAGGTCCTCACCGGCTGGCTCATCGCGCGCTCGGCCCTTGCGCGCCAGGAGAGCCGCGGGACCCACTACCGGCGCGATTATCCCGAGCCCGACGACGCGCACTGGCTGCGCGACCTCGACGTGGCGAGGCCCGACCGGGCGTGAAGGCCAGCCTGCAGGAAACGACTGGCCGGCCCGAGGTCGCGGTGCTGTTCGGCGTGGTCACCGGGCGCGAGGACGGCCCCGACCCGCTGGGCGAGCTGTCCGGACTTGCCGAGGCCGCGGACGTGGGCGTGGCGGCCCGGCTGGTGCAGCGCCTGGAGCGACCGGTGGCGGCCACGTTCCTGGGTTCGGGCAAGGTCGACGAGCTGCGGCAGGTCGTGGCGCGGACCTCGGCCGACCTGGCCATCGCGGACATGGACCTCTCGCCGGCGCAGGCGCGCAACCTGACGCGGGCGCTGGGCGTGCGCGTGGTGGACCGCTCCGAGCTGATCATGGACATCTTCGCGCGCCGGGCGCGCACCGCGCAGGCCCAGCTGCAGGTCGAGCTGGCCCAGCTGCAGTACGCGCTGCCGCGGCTGCGTGGCCAGTGGAGCCACCTCGAC from Candidatus Tanganyikabacteria bacterium carries:
- the nadB gene encoding L-aspartate oxidase, with protein sequence MSARSGISERGLGSELPQVLLAGPPVPRLLAQLHPLELPRRSVEVLVIGGGVAGLSAALVACEQAETLVVLKGARGETATAWAQGGMAVVQGPDDTPDLHVKDTLSVASGLGHPHLTDEVVRGGPEVIERWLSWGGRFDRGEDHSLRLAREGGHSVARIIHAGDQTGAEIQRLLLQRSASRPRLTLLEGTFVLDLITDGEAVRGAVCWAPRQGFFAVWAGSTILASGGVGQLYRETSNPAAATGDGLAMAYRAGAILRGLEFVQFHPTVLYVAGMSRMLVSETARGEGALLRDRHGQRFMPEYHPDAELAPRDVVSRAIVRQLAKVGDTHVYLDLRHLPAERVRARFPQIHRSCLEFGIDITRDLIPVHPACHYMVGGVMSDDDGRTSLQGLYAAGEVASTGFHGANRMGSNSLLEGAVMGHRAGQHAAGSGQAPVMRSDGASFQARTFSGDLDLQDLDNALRSLMWRLVGIERDGPGLEQAASRMATWHHLVAQRVFGDPQGWVLANKVLTGWLIARSALARQESRGTHYRRDYPEPDDAHWLRDLDVARPDRA